The Ipomoea triloba cultivar NCNSP0323 chromosome 4, ASM357664v1 DNA segment AAGATTTGCAGCTCTTCTGTTCTGGATCTTTATTCGGGTTGCAGTCAGCAGCTGAGTGAACAGTCAGGGTAGGATCCACTTCTGTTGTTCCTGAAGCTGACCCGCATTTCATAGATGAAGATGTTTCGGAGGTTGGACTTTGACAATCGGCTTTCTCCCCTTTCTTGAGCTTCCGGAATGATTCTCCTATCTCAGAATTCCACATGCGCAGGAAGAAGTCGGTTTCAGATCCCACTGTTGTTGGTGATGGAACCAAATGTAGCGATTCCCTTGAAAGACGAGCCTCAGCTTCGAGCCTAGCACTTTCCCATTGTGCCATGTGGCGGGCAGAGGGGGTCGTGGGCATTGTCCACATCAGTCCATTAGCATCAGAGGAGGGCTTGTGAGTCTGAGGATCAATGCGCATGGAAATCATGCGCTTCTTCAGGTGGGTATTCCATAAGTTCTTGATCTCGTTGTCAGTCCTTCCAGGTAACTGGGAGGCAATTGCAGCCCACCTGAGAACAAGAGGTTTGTGTCACTGAATGCTGTTATGAGAAAATCCATGGTAATTTTAAAGCAAACAAGCAAGACCTGTTTCCCAGAAGGCCATGTAACTGTACAACAAGCTCCTCTTCCTCAGGGCTAAATGGACCTCTTTTTATGTCAGGCCTGAGATAGTTTGTCCATCGGAGACGGCAGCTTTTCCCACAGCGAAGAAGACCTGCAAGTAGAAAATATGTGGAAAAGTTGTTTCTTGTGAAAAGAAGAATTACCTCCACCATCTTATATCTTAGAACATACCACTAATATAAAGATCAGAACAAAGGTTAAAACTACAATAGAAGTAAACCACCATACAATACAAAGACATAATCACATAGAACCAACTCACTGAGGGTACTGCCCGTTATACCTTAACCCAATAATCACAAACCCACTTGCATTTTGGCAAATGTTTTGTCACTGGAATTAACAGTAACAAGAAAGATACCCATACTTGACATATCAACTGCCAGCTCCTCCCACACAATTGCATAAGCCAATTTCTCCTCTTGAGAAACTGAACattagaagttttttttttttttgaaatgaacATAAGAAGTTAGAACCCATTTTGTTTCTTATTTGTACAAAGTGAATTTACTCGAATTTGGCGTGCTGTAATGTTAAGAATTAAGAACTTAGTTTAAGAAGACATCAACATCAAATTGTAACTCCAAACAACTGTTAGATGCATTCTGAAAAGATGTTATTTCTATGTGAGAGGCCCAAGATTTTTTAGCATCTTCCAACCCATCTGTTATTAAGAGTTTATATCATGTAAAAAGACATGCCCTGCATTGAAATAACGGTCCCCCATATCTCTTCTTGCAATCAAATACAGACTATATTGAAACAACAATTACCAGATCTAATTTAATAGGGAAAATGGGCATTTGTTGGGCATATCATAACTATGCCTCTGTTGGAAAAGACTATTGAGGTAATTGGGAACTTTCCACGGCAACTGGTGAAGTGGGGAATGGGTTGCACAATTTAATCAATAGCAATAGTAAAACATGCAGGGATGCTATGAATGAAGCCAGCCAACGTCCCTTACAATAAGGAACCCACAGAGAATAGGTGAATAGAAGCTGCACATGATAGGCTTGGACAAAGAAAAAGGGTTTACTCCATCTATTAATATAATAGTAGATAGAAATGGAATGAATACCGCTGGGGATGAGAAAGGAGTTTAGTCAAGGCCTTAAATTTACCTCCCAACCCAATCTCTTTAGGAAATGCCTTTCAAAGGCTTCATTGATGGGGTTAAGCTCATTTTGTCTCTGTAAAAAATTAGATCAGCCCTCTTAAAGACATCCCAGGAATGAGAGAGACAAACAAGTCAGAGACATTC contains these protein-coding regions:
- the LOC116015067 gene encoding transcription factor MYB17-like, producing the protein MGRAPCCDKKGLKKGPWTPEEDEKLTEYIKKNGHGSWRSLPKFAGLLRCGKSCRLRWTNYLRPDIKRGPFSPEEEELVVQLHGLLGNRWAAIASQLPGRTDNEIKNLWNTHLKKRMISMRIDPQTHKPSSDANGLMWTMPTTPSARHMAQWESARLEAEARLSRESLHLVPSPTTVGSETDFFLRMWNSEIGESFRKLKKGEKADCQSPTSETSSSMKCGSASGTTEVDPTLTVHSAADCNPNKDPEQKSCKSYIEYPLSEMSCTDELDDSSESALQLLLDFPTHNDMSFLEHTDAYTIHPTPFSPKIL